One window of the Leptolyngbya iicbica LK genome contains the following:
- a CDS encoding putative bifunctional diguanylate cyclase/phosphodiesterase gives MATTLITGAKALGGLQRFELFIYDSLVRLKRDEGQDPRLIVVGIKETDIQKYGHPLSDGEVAEVLQIIQRYNPKVVGLDIYRKTEHPPGLADLQTQLSANNLIAITNVGTDPSVGEVPPPDSVPWERVGFNDFSIDPDGVVRRGLLFVSATDRPFYSFALRSALAYLPQSDTLFKYDEDALYINGQPIPRLDAKSGGYEYADDRGYQMLMRFRSRAAAAEVISVEDVMQGNFEPAQFNGKIVLIGSVAPSLKDEFFTPYSASRDNQFKMAGVVVHAQIISQLLDIAEGRTAQYIFLPPSGELLWLFAWTGLASFLTWKIRRPEILLLAGIALPLGLFGMGWMALSEFIWLPIFEPLIGILGAGTLVIVQKSIYRTTYDSLTDLPGREVFLLQIQRALNSQKANPVVVAFLDIDRFQIINKSLGHFAGDRVLIEIAKRLRKMLGEYGQVARVGGDEFAILFHNISQAEVKAFLDDMRSKLSSPMMLGNHRLSISASVGLAIAQANYGQTPEELLRDAHTAMYRAKALKEAQFQVFSNDMREEAVARLDLESDLIKALEDKEFSLFYQPIIHLETGKVSGFEALIRWNQEERGLISPNDFIPVVEETGMIIPLGAWIIKTACQQIQAWHEEFPELSLKMNVNLSRRQFDQLDLVPQIKSILQQLNLPGHYLQLEITESMIMRDVEAAHKLMLELKALGMQLAIDDFGTGYSSLSYLHRFPTDTLKIDRSFVSSMENSVEDHDIVETIISLGQKLSMKLVAEGIDSLEQLKLLKIAGCHYGQGYLFSRPLSAEQATEFIEQSLSSPIAFESVSTGSDF, from the coding sequence TTGGCGACGACTTTGATCACTGGGGCTAAGGCATTAGGTGGACTCCAGCGATTCGAACTCTTTATTTATGATTCCTTAGTCAGGCTCAAACGAGATGAAGGCCAAGATCCTCGCTTGATCGTCGTTGGCATTAAAGAAACTGATATTCAAAAATATGGGCATCCACTTTCAGACGGCGAAGTAGCCGAAGTTTTGCAGATTATCCAGAGATACAATCCCAAAGTTGTCGGGTTAGACATCTATCGCAAAACTGAACATCCGCCAGGATTAGCGGATCTGCAGACACAACTTTCGGCCAATAATCTCATTGCCATCACTAATGTGGGCACTGATCCAAGCGTTGGCGAAGTGCCCCCTCCCGATAGCGTGCCGTGGGAACGAGTGGGCTTCAACGATTTCAGCATCGACCCCGATGGGGTCGTGCGACGTGGGCTCTTATTTGTGAGCGCGACGGACCGCCCCTTTTATTCCTTTGCATTGCGCTCTGCCCTGGCCTATTTGCCGCAAAGCGACACGCTCTTCAAATATGATGAGGATGCCCTTTATATCAATGGTCAGCCAATTCCCCGATTAGATGCGAAGTCGGGGGGGTATGAATATGCTGACGATCGGGGATATCAGATGCTGATGCGATTTCGATCGCGAGCAGCAGCGGCAGAAGTCATCTCTGTTGAAGATGTTATGCAAGGGAATTTTGAGCCGGCTCAGTTCAACGGCAAGATTGTGTTGATTGGGTCCGTGGCTCCAAGTCTCAAAGACGAGTTTTTTACGCCTTACAGCGCTAGTCGAGATAATCAATTCAAAATGGCTGGGGTCGTTGTACACGCCCAAATTATTAGCCAACTGTTGGATATTGCCGAGGGAAGGACCGCCCAATACATCTTTTTACCGCCCTCTGGGGAGTTGCTGTGGCTATTTGCCTGGACTGGCTTAGCCAGCTTTCTGACCTGGAAGATTCGCCGCCCTGAGATATTGCTGTTGGCTGGTATTGCCCTCCCGCTAGGCTTGTTTGGGATGGGCTGGATGGCGCTATCAGAGTTTATTTGGCTACCCATATTTGAACCACTAATAGGTATTTTGGGTGCAGGGACATTAGTAATTGTTCAAAAGTCGATTTATCGTACAACTTATGATAGCCTGACCGATCTGCCGGGTCGAGAGGTCTTTTTACTGCAAATTCAGCGAGCTCTAAATAGTCAGAAAGCTAATCCTGTGGTTGTAGCATTTTTAGATATTGATCGCTTCCAAATTATTAATAAAAGTCTAGGACATTTTGCTGGTGATCGTGTCCTTATAGAAATTGCTAAGCGTTTGCGAAAGATGTTGGGCGAGTATGGACAGGTCGCTCGAGTCGGCGGAGATGAATTTGCAATTTTGTTTCATAATATCAGCCAAGCTGAGGTCAAAGCATTTTTGGATGACATGCGTAGCAAACTATCGAGTCCAATGATGCTAGGGAATCATCGTCTATCGATTTCGGCTAGCGTCGGGTTGGCGATCGCTCAAGCCAACTACGGGCAAACTCCAGAAGAACTATTGCGAGATGCGCACACCGCAATGTATCGGGCTAAAGCCTTGAAAGAGGCTCAATTTCAAGTGTTTTCAAACGATATGCGTGAAGAAGCCGTTGCTCGATTAGACCTGGAGAGTGATCTAATCAAAGCCTTAGAAGATAAAGAATTTTCCCTTTTTTATCAACCCATTATTCATCTCGAAACAGGTAAAGTTTCCGGTTTTGAGGCACTCATTCGCTGGAATCAAGAAGAACGAGGATTAATTTCTCCTAATGACTTTATTCCAGTTGTTGAAGAAACTGGCATGATTATTCCCTTGGGAGCATGGATTATTAAAACTGCATGTCAGCAAATCCAGGCCTGGCATGAGGAGTTTCCAGAACTCTCCCTGAAAATGAATGTTAACTTATCACGGCGACAATTTGATCAGCTAGATTTAGTGCCACAAATTAAATCTATTTTGCAACAGCTGAATCTGCCTGGACATTATCTACAACTCGAAATTACTGAAAGTATGATCATGCGCGATGTGGAGGCTGCCCATAAACTGATGTTAGAGTTGAAGGCGCTCGGCATGCAATTGGCAATTGACGACTTTGGGACCGGTTATTCGTCCTTGAGTTATCTGCATAGATTTCCCACTGATACGCTAAAAATCGACCGCTCGTTTGTCAGCAGCATGGAGAATAGTGTTGAAGATCACGACATTGTCGAAACGATTATTAGCTTGGGACAAAAGCTCAGTATGAAATTGGTTGCTGAAGGCATTGATAGCTTAGAGCAACTCAAATTGTTAAAGATTGCTGGCTGTCATTATGGGCAAGGATACCTGTTCTCACGTCCATTGTCGGCTGAACAAGCCACCGAATTTATCGAGCAAAGTTTGAGTTCACCCATTGCATTTGAAAGCGTGTCTACGGGATCAGATTTTTAG
- the argC gene encoding N-acetyl-gamma-glutamyl-phosphate reductase: protein MGESKQIRVGIVGASGYGGVQLVRLLSEHPHADITYLGGNSSAGREYVEIYPHLAVPLTVEAVSVEVIVNRCDVVFLSLPNGLACELAPQLLARGCKVLDLSADYRFANLDIYQTWYGNDRSDAGTNQQAVYGLPELFGECLPEARLVGCPGCYPTASLLAIAPLLKQGLAQPDSLIIDAKSGTSGGGRQAKEHLLLAEADNSLAAYGVAKHRHTPEIEQICSRLAGREVMVQFTPHLVPMVRGILSTVYANLRDPGLVREDLHTIYSTFYRRSPWITVLPTGVYPQTKWAWGTNRCFLSIEVDARTGRVIVMSAIDNLMKGQAGQAVQCFNLMHGLDQQMGLPKQSFYP from the coding sequence ATGGGCGAGTCTAAACAAATTCGAGTCGGGATTGTCGGTGCTTCGGGCTATGGCGGTGTGCAACTAGTCCGGTTGCTGAGTGAGCATCCTCACGCTGACATTACGTATCTCGGGGGTAACAGCAGTGCTGGACGTGAATATGTTGAGATTTACCCACATTTGGCAGTGCCGCTGACGGTTGAGGCGGTCAGCGTTGAGGTGATTGTTAACCGCTGTGATGTGGTTTTCCTGTCGTTGCCTAACGGTCTGGCTTGTGAGTTAGCGCCGCAATTGTTGGCACGTGGCTGTAAGGTACTGGATCTATCAGCAGATTACCGATTTGCCAACTTAGACATTTACCAAACCTGGTATGGCAACGATCGCTCTGATGCGGGCACAAATCAACAGGCGGTTTATGGTTTGCCTGAGTTGTTTGGTGAGTGTTTGCCAGAGGCTCGTCTGGTGGGGTGCCCGGGGTGTTACCCCACGGCTAGTTTGCTGGCGATCGCTCCCCTATTGAAGCAAGGTTTGGCCCAACCTGACAGCCTGATTATTGATGCTAAATCTGGCACTTCGGGAGGCGGTCGCCAAGCCAAAGAACATTTACTATTGGCCGAGGCCGACAATTCACTGGCCGCCTATGGGGTGGCGAAACATCGTCATACTCCGGAAATTGAGCAAATTTGTTCGCGGCTGGCGGGTCGAGAGGTCATGGTGCAATTTACGCCGCACTTAGTGCCGATGGTGCGGGGCATTTTATCGACGGTCTATGCCAATCTCCGTGATCCGGGGCTGGTGCGCGAAGATTTGCACACGATTTACAGTACGTTTTATCGGCGATCGCCCTGGATTACGGTATTGCCGACGGGGGTTTATCCACAAACCAAGTGGGCCTGGGGAACGAATCGCTGCTTTCTCAGTATTGAAGTTGATGCTCGCACGGGACGTGTCATCGTCATGTCGGCGATTGACAACTTGATGAAAGGTCAAGCTGGACAGGCTGTTCAGTGTTTCAACCTGATGCACGGTCTAGATCAGCAAATGGGGTTACCCAAGCAAAGCTTTTATCCGTAA
- a CDS encoding glycosyltransferase family 39 protein: protein MQATWVWVLALFLLGLLLRVTNLDLKTAWMDEVSTVIFSLGNSSFLLPVDQLVDLDALLQPIRAQASATPIDSARFLLQENNHPPLYFMLAHLWMDLFSTDGVTASLPIARLFSAFWGAAAIPVIYWASRHTFQSRWAGIFSAALMAVSPFGIFLAQEARHYGLAITLISLSLGCFAIATRAILAGNAPSWRLCLGWILVNALGFANHYFSALSFTAESMVLAAIALHQWRHEGIAVLRCRGWRRIYTVALMTTVSILVWLPVLINFYGSPQTTFLKEEGASLMKFINPIAQSFAAMVTSFVTPANFFAQNPWQIAFIAGSILFTLAFIVMFVPAMARGTRLLNRRPTGHTGLAIMGGFGLAMLGLFALICYGQGSDITRGLRYMFTYYPALMILAGGIFATYWQGRSPADALSVATPFTQYRLSGRRFVQGVWVAGLLSALMVVNNLAFPKYYAPDRFIPFMQAHSSHPIAIASTEKIFAEPTVIGAKFLSLGWEIERSFHPDDAASGWTTPPVFFAIKQGDGVERPVTESFANLVSQFTEPTDLWVIRPEIDPADPLITAKPSICQLAADQPQGNKGGYLYLHFSCRNSAPALG from the coding sequence ATGCAGGCCACTTGGGTCTGGGTGCTGGCGTTATTTCTGCTGGGGCTACTCCTGCGGGTCACCAATCTTGACCTGAAGACGGCTTGGATGGATGAGGTTAGCACTGTCATTTTTAGTTTGGGCAACAGCAGCTTTTTGTTGCCGGTGGATCAACTGGTTGATCTTGACGCCCTACTACAGCCAATTCGGGCCCAAGCGAGCGCGACACCAATTGATTCCGCCAGATTCCTGTTGCAAGAAAATAACCATCCGCCGCTGTACTTCATGCTGGCCCATCTGTGGATGGATCTGTTTTCGACGGATGGCGTGACCGCGTCGTTGCCGATCGCGCGACTATTTTCAGCCTTTTGGGGCGCAGCAGCGATTCCGGTTATTTACTGGGCGAGTCGGCACACCTTTCAGTCGCGATGGGCAGGGATATTCAGCGCCGCGTTGATGGCGGTGTCACCCTTCGGCATTTTTTTGGCCCAAGAGGCCCGACATTATGGCTTGGCGATTACCTTGATCAGCCTGTCGTTGGGATGTTTTGCGATCGCTACTCGGGCAATTTTGGCGGGCAATGCGCCGAGTTGGCGACTGTGTTTGGGATGGATATTGGTCAATGCGCTGGGGTTTGCCAATCACTACTTTTCGGCGTTGAGTTTTACGGCTGAGAGCATGGTGTTAGCGGCGATCGCGCTGCACCAGTGGCGGCATGAGGGAATCGCAGTGCTGAGGTGTCGCGGCTGGCGACGAATTTATACAGTGGCGCTGATGACGACGGTCAGCATTTTGGTTTGGTTGCCTGTGCTGATCAACTTTTACGGTAGCCCCCAGACTACTTTCTTGAAAGAAGAGGGTGCTTCTCTCATGAAGTTCATCAACCCCATCGCCCAGAGCTTTGCGGCGATGGTGACGAGCTTTGTCACCCCTGCCAACTTTTTTGCCCAAAATCCTTGGCAGATTGCGTTTATCGCAGGGTCCATCTTATTCACGTTGGCATTCATTGTGATGTTTGTGCCGGCGATGGCGCGAGGGACGCGGCTGCTTAACCGTCGGCCGACGGGCCATACGGGGTTGGCAATTATGGGCGGCTTTGGCTTAGCGATGCTGGGACTGTTTGCCCTGATTTGCTACGGCCAAGGGTCGGACATTACGCGCGGCTTGCGGTACATGTTTACCTACTACCCAGCGCTGATGATTTTGGCGGGAGGGATATTTGCCACTTACTGGCAGGGGCGATCGCCTGCCGATGCCCTCAGCGTGGCCACACCATTCACTCAATATCGCCTCAGTGGGCGGCGATTTGTGCAAGGGGTTTGGGTCGCCGGCCTGCTCAGTGCGCTAATGGTAGTGAATAATCTGGCGTTTCCTAAGTACTACGCCCCCGATCGCTTCATCCCCTTTATGCAGGCCCATTCATCTCATCCGATTGCGATCGCCTCGACCGAGAAAATCTTTGCGGAACCGACCGTGATTGGGGCCAAATTTCTCAGCCTCGGATGGGAGATTGAGCGCAGTTTTCACCCCGATGATGCGGCCAGTGGCTGGACCACCCCACCCGTCTTTTTTGCCATCAAACAGGGGGATGGTGTCGAGCGCCCCGTCACTGAGAGCTTTGCCAATCTGGTCAGTCAGTTCACTGAGCCAACGGACCTTTGGGTGATTCGCCCAGAAATCGATCCCGCCGATCCGCTCATTACGGCGAAACCTTCGATCTGTCAGTTGGCAGCTGACCAACCGCAAGGGAATAAAGGCGGTTACCTATACCTGCACTTTAGTTGTCGTAATTCAGCGCCAGCTTTAGGATAA
- a CDS encoding urease accessory protein UreD, whose amino-acid sequence MGSEVIHSAVAPPPPSGRSWHGQACLTFERRGDRTVPQAQTQAPLKVQRPFYPEGPSLCQSVLLHTAGGMVGGDRLSYDLYLQANTAALVTTAAAAKIYSDHPQPAQVNGSIHVESGAWLEWLPQEAIVFEGAQYHQNWRVELAAEAHWLGWDVLRLGRTARGERFCQGEVRSRFEVWHDGQLIWVDPQRLVGSDTLWQSPHALNACPVIGTLVWVGAMPTDEVVNAARAAWEQQPHPRGEAGVTALQRGLLCRYRGQSTSEARRWFVQVWQLLRPYYGGTAVTIPRVWQR is encoded by the coding sequence TTGGGGTCTGAGGTCATTCATTCAGCCGTTGCCCCCCCGCCGCCGTCGGGACGATCGTGGCACGGACAAGCTTGCCTTACGTTTGAACGACGCGGCGATCGCACGGTGCCACAGGCGCAAACCCAAGCGCCGCTAAAGGTACAGCGACCGTTTTATCCAGAGGGGCCAAGCCTTTGTCAGTCGGTATTGTTGCATACCGCCGGGGGCATGGTCGGGGGCGATCGCCTCAGCTATGACCTGTACTTACAGGCCAATACCGCCGCCCTCGTCACCACTGCCGCCGCCGCTAAAATTTACTCCGACCATCCCCAACCCGCCCAAGTAAACGGCTCTATTCATGTTGAGTCGGGGGCTTGGCTGGAATGGTTGCCCCAAGAGGCGATCGTGTTTGAGGGTGCGCAATACCATCAAAACTGGCGGGTTGAACTCGCCGCCGAGGCTCACTGGCTCGGGTGGGATGTGCTTCGCTTAGGCCGCACGGCACGGGGCGAAAGGTTTTGTCAGGGCGAGGTGCGATCGCGGTTTGAGGTATGGCACGATGGCCAGCTCATTTGGGTCGATCCGCAACGACTCGTCGGCAGCGACACGCTCTGGCAAAGTCCCCATGCTTTGAACGCTTGCCCCGTGATCGGCACGCTAGTGTGGGTCGGCGCTATGCCTACCGATGAAGTTGTGAACGCCGCGCGCGCTGCTTGGGAGCAGCAGCCCCATCCCCGAGGCGAGGCGGGGGTAACAGCCCTACAGCGAGGCTTACTCTGTCGTTATCGGGGCCAATCGACTAGTGAGGCCCGCCGCTGGTTTGTGCAAGTGTGGCAGTTGTTGCGTCCCTACTATGGCGGCACTGCTGTTACGATTCCCCGGGTTTGGCAGCGCTGA
- a CDS encoding transglutaminase-like domain-containing protein — translation MTKSEHGFPGATARPSTIRPIGVYALSGLASDGDRLFSIDTVRGYLVAIDPKTNNTVILNPYQLEDKEWMGVGGLSQADDTFWFTQDESVFWCDRDTLKPTFFARLPYPADGVAVWDATVYVSSQKSGYIHLFERSSGAKLGKFPQPGVGAETLAVNDSGLWVCDRDEQTVYCLNPRTGQIQLSALTPFTSPTGITFHPGEGNSEPTCYVVYADEEPYLRDNPNSETPLELAFRDRTFIHPLHIYTNPDERYTLSNGFLIEISYVEELSQLDAVSLDNVEWRIALPANTQRQRLRHVEPIGHPFTIEEQDGQQVAVFRFDHLKPFQGGLVGWKAIVEMYSLKYFLIPDDIDATLPLPAGFQRYLIDDDELSMDTPIIQQAARDGAGRETNVLRKMLRIRNFVYDRLSYGIQPKIDTPDIAFERGVASCGEYVGVLLALARLSGIACRTIGRYKCPAHPESRHLPLEPDFNHVWLEFYVPGVGWLPMESNVDDVIEQGPYPQRYFMGLAWYHTELGKGIPFSKLNADDKPEKLSVRHLAINHIRFQILDELVPAAAITAPVNAVGT, via the coding sequence ATGACTAAGTCTGAGCATGGGTTTCCCGGTGCAACCGCCCGCCCGTCTACGATTCGCCCAATTGGGGTCTATGCTCTGTCAGGACTGGCGTCTGACGGCGATCGCCTCTTTTCTATTGATACGGTGCGCGGCTATCTCGTCGCCATTGATCCCAAAACGAACAACACCGTCATTCTGAATCCCTACCAGCTCGAAGATAAAGAATGGATGGGGGTGGGTGGCTTGTCTCAAGCGGACGATACGTTTTGGTTTACGCAGGATGAGTCGGTTTTTTGGTGCGATCGCGATACTCTAAAGCCGACCTTTTTTGCGCGGTTGCCTTACCCGGCTGATGGCGTCGCGGTTTGGGATGCCACCGTTTACGTGAGTTCCCAAAAGTCGGGCTATATTCATTTATTTGAGCGCAGTAGTGGCGCGAAACTGGGTAAATTTCCGCAGCCGGGCGTCGGTGCTGAGACTCTGGCCGTCAATGATTCTGGGCTCTGGGTCTGCGATCGCGATGAGCAAACCGTCTATTGCCTGAATCCCCGCACGGGCCAAATTCAACTGAGTGCGCTGACCCCTTTTACATCGCCCACAGGCATTACGTTTCACCCCGGCGAGGGCAACAGCGAACCGACCTGCTACGTGGTCTACGCCGACGAAGAACCCTATCTGCGAGATAACCCCAACAGCGAGACGCCGTTAGAGTTGGCGTTTCGCGATCGCACCTTCATCCATCCCCTACATATCTACACCAATCCTGACGAGCGTTATACCCTCTCCAACGGTTTTCTGATCGAGATTTCTTACGTCGAAGAGCTGTCTCAGTTAGATGCTGTGAGCCTGGATAACGTGGAGTGGCGCATTGCGCTACCGGCCAATACTCAGCGACAACGATTGCGCCATGTGGAACCGATCGGTCACCCGTTCACCATCGAAGAACAGGATGGTCAACAGGTGGCGGTATTTCGATTCGACCACCTCAAACCCTTTCAAGGTGGCCTGGTGGGATGGAAGGCAATCGTTGAAATGTATAGCCTGAAATACTTTCTCATCCCCGACGATATCGACGCCACTTTGCCGCTGCCAGCAGGCTTCCAGCGGTATCTCATCGATGATGACGAACTCTCGATGGATACCCCCATCATTCAGCAAGCGGCGCGGGATGGGGCAGGTCGTGAGACGAATGTCTTGCGCAAGATGCTGCGCATTCGGAACTTTGTGTACGATCGCCTCTCGTACGGGATTCAGCCCAAAATTGACACTCCCGATATTGCCTTTGAACGCGGGGTGGCTTCCTGTGGGGAATATGTCGGGGTGCTGTTGGCGTTAGCCCGACTCAGCGGCATTGCCTGTCGCACCATTGGCCGCTACAAGTGTCCGGCGCATCCCGAATCTCGCCATCTGCCACTAGAACCCGACTTTAACCATGTCTGGTTAGAGTTTTACGTACCCGGTGTGGGCTGGCTGCCAATGGAATCCAACGTTGATGATGTGATTGAACAGGGACCGTATCCCCAGCGCTACTTTATGGGCCTGGCCTGGTATCACACAGAACTGGGCAAGGGCATTCCCTTTAGCAAGCTCAATGCGGACGACAAACCCGAGAAGCTGTCGGTACGGCACTTAGCCATCAATCACATTCGTTTTCAGATTTTGGATGAACTGGTGCCAGCGGCGGCAATCACGGCGCCGGTGAATGCCGTAGGCACTTAA
- a CDS encoding helix-turn-helix domain-containing protein → MTREPHFSASNLSSPTTERLRSLMTTAGIPSFRALARQAQVSDWAIRQLRGDRIQTMRLESLQKIAAALNLSLTELLQQFGAIADASSVSHDTAQDVALASLQAEYQRLQTQLEQQVTQLQTQFQTAALSTLESWLLQWPTVTHAVEKNPDLPASRLVPLVQPVQTLVEQWGLAAIAPVGATVPFDPQLHQLMSGHAEPDDLVRVRYTGFRHQGKLLYRAKVSPVET, encoded by the coding sequence ATGACCCGCGAGCCCCATTTCTCTGCATCGAACTTGTCCTCGCCGACTACCGAGCGGCTGCGATCGCTGATGACGACAGCGGGTATTCCCAGTTTTCGCGCTCTGGCGCGACAAGCTCAGGTTTCCGACTGGGCGATTCGGCAATTGCGGGGCGATCGGATTCAGACAATGCGCCTCGAATCGCTGCAAAAAATTGCGGCGGCCCTAAATCTCTCACTGACTGAGCTCCTGCAACAGTTTGGCGCGATCGCCGATGCGTCATCGGTGTCACATGACACCGCTCAGGATGTCGCGCTGGCATCTCTCCAGGCAGAATATCAGCGTCTGCAAACTCAACTGGAACAACAAGTCACCCAATTACAAACGCAATTTCAAACCGCTGCCCTGAGCACGTTGGAATCCTGGCTGCTCCAATGGCCCACCGTCACCCATGCGGTTGAGAAAAATCCTGACTTACCCGCCAGTCGCTTGGTGCCTCTGGTGCAACCTGTACAAACTTTAGTGGAGCAGTGGGGGTTGGCAGCGATCGCCCCAGTTGGGGCCACCGTTCCCTTTGATCCACAACTTCATCAACTGATGAGCGGCCATGCTGAGCCTGATGATCTGGTCAGAGTCCGCTATACCGGCTTTCGCCATCAAGGCAAACTGCTGTACCGCGCCAAAGTCAGCCCAGTCGAGACTTAA
- a CDS encoding methyltransferase domain-containing protein: MVLLSKQFQHDLIPRAHAASDDVALISQIKEFRDSMFGLFQQKITQAIAALPSDTDEETQYRHIRYELDTCPEVAAVHRQRGEWQDRLWARVLETIEADRDRLNAVYAAHQVTGENLALQRDFVIPLHQRKADIHRMPGGYHLDDEADEFGTGLLYDHGTFLYGRGWFGPLNDELGQTLIHQVLAQHYPHLNPRHILDLGCAVGHSTLPYAEAYPEARVTGVDLGASLLRYGAARANLLGKSVRFAQQNAEKTDFADQSFDLVVSHILLHEIPGVARQRVFAESYRLLKPGGVMVHLESQLFMDPPSAVARYFRDTEVWANSEPYLASSRFAEFPNYALEAGFAPDAFHVYRVPGHSATLQGDTTPRWLAFCGTKR, encoded by the coding sequence ATGGTCCTACTGAGCAAGCAATTTCAGCATGATTTGATTCCGCGAGCCCATGCGGCATCAGATGATGTTGCACTGATCAGTCAAATCAAAGAATTTCGAGATTCGATGTTTGGATTGTTCCAACAAAAGATCACGCAGGCGATCGCGGCTCTGCCCTCTGACACTGATGAGGAAACGCAGTATCGTCACATTCGCTATGAGCTTGACACCTGCCCAGAAGTGGCGGCGGTACATCGGCAACGGGGTGAGTGGCAGGATCGGCTTTGGGCAAGGGTTTTGGAAACGATTGAGGCCGATCGAGATCGGCTTAATGCAGTGTATGCCGCCCATCAAGTAACGGGCGAGAACTTAGCACTCCAGCGCGATTTTGTGATTCCTCTCCATCAGCGCAAAGCCGACATTCACCGGATGCCCGGGGGCTATCACTTAGATGACGAAGCAGATGAATTTGGCACAGGCTTGTTGTACGACCACGGTACTTTTTTGTACGGTCGCGGTTGGTTTGGCCCGCTGAATGATGAATTGGGCCAAACGCTGATTCATCAAGTGCTCGCACAACATTATCCACACCTCAATCCTCGCCATATTTTAGATTTAGGCTGTGCCGTGGGACACAGCACTTTGCCTTATGCCGAAGCGTACCCTGAGGCCCGAGTCACAGGGGTTGATTTGGGAGCCTCGCTGCTGCGTTATGGAGCAGCAAGAGCGAATCTTTTAGGGAAGTCGGTGCGTTTTGCCCAGCAAAATGCAGAAAAAACTGATTTTGCTGATCAGTCCTTTGATCTGGTGGTGAGTCACATTCTGCTACACGAAATTCCGGGAGTGGCGCGGCAGCGGGTCTTTGCTGAGAGTTATCGATTGCTAAAGCCCGGTGGCGTGATGGTGCACTTGGAGAGTCAGCTATTCATGGATCCCCCGAGTGCCGTTGCCCGGTATTTCCGTGATACCGAGGTATGGGCCAACTCAGAACCCTATCTCGCTTCCTCTAGGTTCGCAGAGTTTCCGAATTATGCCTTGGAGGCAGGCTTTGCCCCTGATGCCTTTCACGTGTATCGGGTACCGGGCCACTCAGCAACGCTACAGGGTGATACCACACCGCGATGGCTGGCTTTTTGTGGCACGAAGCGATAA